In the Patescibacteria group bacterium genome, one interval contains:
- a CDS encoding phosphotransferase, giving the protein MNRINQLLDDEYVITYLKKRILPSYPDFVDIKKVVIKPWKKLIWETTYHVVIEFVTTFVDKKGKRRELPIFCTAHSTEPRKNVYDNLKFLWSHGFGDGYLSIPHPLYYSDYFRATFYRGVKGSNLYYFIRESNFPIIEDMVPKTAKWFSRLHKLKVSDEQRFNEDNSRIKTVYPGVEHTLERIQNDFPEYYDFYVKAYAIFVKNEEEFLSSTSKRWLVHGDAHPENVIRMGKRKIGVIDFTDLSFTDFARDLGTFSQQLEYMCSRKIADESYQKKIKNLFLDSYFKSSRVKLTEDLQKRIDNYYNWTAIRTATFLLLKYDPNPERAQILIDRVKQNLNI; this is encoded by the coding sequence ATGAATAGAATAAATCAATTATTGGATGATGAATATGTTATTACATATTTAAAAAAAAGGATTTTGCCAAGTTATCCAGATTTTGTTGATATTAAAAAAGTAGTTATTAAACCTTGGAAAAAGCTTATTTGGGAAACTACGTATCATGTGGTGATTGAGTTTGTAACTACGTTTGTTGATAAAAAAGGTAAGCGCCGTGAGCTACCAATTTTTTGTACAGCTCATTCTACTGAGCCTCGAAAGAATGTTTATGATAATTTGAAATTTCTATGGAGTCATGGATTTGGCGACGGCTATTTAAGTATCCCGCATCCACTTTATTACTCCGACTATTTTCGAGCCACATTTTATCGCGGCGTTAAAGGCAGTAATTTATATTATTTTATTAGAGAGAGTAATTTTCCAATCATTGAAGATATGGTGCCCAAGACAGCTAAGTGGTTCTCTCGTTTGCACAAATTAAAAGTTTCTGATGAACAACGATTCAACGAAGATAATAGTCGTATCAAGACAGTGTATCCGGGTGTAGAGCATACACTAGAAAGAATACAAAATGATTTTCCGGAATATTATGATTTTTATGTAAAGGCGTATGCAATTTTTGTAAAAAATGAAGAAGAGTTTTTATCGTCAACAAGTAAGCGATGGCTGGTTCATGGTGATGCACACCCAGAGAATGTAATTAGAATGGGCAAGAGAAAAATTGGGGTTATCGATTTTACGGATTTATCGTTTACAGATTTCGCAAGAGACTTAGGAACATTTTCACAACAACTAGAGTATATGTGTAGTCGAAAAATTGCCGACGAGAGTTACCAGAAAAAAATTAAAAATTTATTTTTGGATAGTTATTTCAAGAGTAGCAGAGTAAAACTAACAGAAGATTTACAAAAAAGAATTGATAATTATTATAACTGGACGGCAATCAGAACTGCCACTTTTCTTTTATTGAAATACGACCCTAATCCAGAGAGGGCGCAAATCCTAATTGATAGAGTTAAACAGAATTTAAATATATAA
- the uppS gene encoding di-trans,poly-cis-decaprenylcistransferase, which yields MTKEKLNRPKHLVIIPDGNRRWAKALGLKPWDGHEAGAKNTEKLLTYALENNIECVTIWGSSIDNIKKRPLMEKRALLKIYEVYFKKLLTNPAIEAEQAKVSFLGRWETQFPNSLKTTIYALIEKTKNYDKKMLNFMLAYSGDDEMLDTINRIHDKYKKGTEITAKILKESLMTSQLPPVDYMIRTGGDAHLSAGFMMWDTANAQLFFADEKFPDFDTKKLAAALVEYSNRQRRFGK from the coding sequence ATGACCAAGGAAAAATTAAACAGACCAAAACACCTCGTTATCATTCCCGACGGCAATCGTCGCTGGGCCAAGGCCCTGGGTCTCAAACCATGGGATGGACACGAAGCTGGGGCTAAGAATACCGAAAAACTCTTAACATACGCCTTGGAAAACAATATCGAATGCGTTACCATCTGGGGTTCTTCAATCGACAATATTAAAAAACGCCCCTTAATGGAAAAGAGGGCGCTCTTGAAAATTTACGAAGTCTATTTCAAAAAACTTTTAACTAACCCAGCCATCGAAGCCGAACAAGCCAAAGTCAGTTTTCTCGGCCGTTGGGAGACACAATTCCCCAACTCCCTTAAAACGACCATCTACGCCCTGATTGAAAAAACCAAAAATTACGACAAGAAAATGCTCAACTTTATGTTGGCATACAGTGGCGACGACGAAATGCTCGACACGATTAATCGCATTCATGATAAATATAAAAAAGGTACCGAGATCACTGCCAAGATTTTAAAAGAAAGTCTCATGACCTCCCAACTACCACCAGTCGACTACATGATCCGCACCGGTGGCGACGCCCACCTCAGTGCCGGCTTCATGATGTGGGATACGGCCAATGCTCAACTTTTTTTCGCTGACGAGAAATTCCCCGACTTTGATACTAAAAAACTTGCGGCCGCTCTAGTTGAATATAGCAATCGACAAAGACGTTTTGGAAAATAA
- a CDS encoding polyprenyl synthetase family protein, whose product MDAKKALFEYKQKVDVELESFFQKVISENEKIDVDIAGAMDYVRQITMAGGKRARAAFMYYGYLAAGGTRKKDITRASISTEIMHSFALIHDDIIDQDSLRHGITTTHVHYSKMAKKYFKNKNAAHFGDSMAIVVGDMINALGNRVLLEANFSPHLVAKAAHRLQNIIFITIVGETEDILIENRGQATEKEILQMYKNKTATYTIEGPLHIGAILAGADEKFLLALSNYAIPTGIAFQIQDDVLGIFGTKSKTGKSIDSDIRQGKQTILVVKAQEKANKKQKTILKNCLGNKNLTETDLADFKQVIIDTGSLKYAQAMATKLITKAKNEITNQKISKEAKDFLINIADYMLNREI is encoded by the coding sequence ATGGATGCCAAAAAAGCTTTATTTGAATATAAACAAAAAGTTGACGTCGAATTAGAAAGTTTTTTTCAAAAAGTCATTAGCGAAAATGAAAAAATCGACGTTGATATTGCCGGTGCAATGGATTATGTTCGACAAATCACCATGGCTGGCGGCAAACGTGCTCGAGCTGCTTTTATGTATTACGGATATTTAGCGGCGGGCGGCACAAGAAAAAAAGATATAACCAGAGCTAGTATTAGCACTGAGATCATGCATTCTTTTGCCCTAATCCATGACGACATTATTGACCAAGACAGTCTTCGTCATGGTATTACCACGACACATGTTCACTACAGCAAGATGGCTAAAAAATATTTCAAAAATAAAAATGCTGCACATTTTGGCGATTCTATGGCCATTGTCGTTGGTGACATGATAAATGCTCTAGGAAATCGTGTTTTATTAGAGGCAAATTTTTCACCACACCTAGTCGCTAAGGCAGCGCACCGTCTGCAAAACATAATTTTTATAACCATTGTCGGTGAGACTGAAGATATTTTAATTGAAAATCGTGGTCAAGCAACTGAAAAAGAAATTTTGCAAATGTATAAAAATAAAACTGCCACATACACCATTGAGGGTCCATTACACATAGGGGCAATTCTGGCTGGGGCTGATGAAAAATTTTTACTAGCCCTGAGCAACTACGCCATCCCCACGGGCATTGCTTTTCAAATTCAAGATGATGTTTTAGGAATCTTTGGAACAAAAAGTAAAACAGGAAAATCCATTGATTCGGACATTAGGCAAGGCAAACAAACTATTTTAGTGGTCAAGGCCCAAGAAAAAGCTAACAAAAAACAAAAAACTATTCTTAAAAATTGCCTAGGCAACAAGAATTTAACCGAAACCGATTTAGCTGATTTTAAACAAGTAATCATTGATACTGGTTCATTGAAATACGCCCAGGCTATGGCAACGAAATTAATCACCAAGGCAAAGAATGAAATTACTAATCAAAAAATATCCAAAGAAGCTAAGGACTTCTTAATAAATATTGCCGACTACATGCTTAATCGTGAAATTTAA
- a CDS encoding NERD domain-containing protein: MVKINSKYIERKIVMYFFSPILTLVSFLFGLYLIRKYLIVDPSVIVIYLFIFFYFSFKVFVKSVKGFRNYRSGLRGENEVSRRLLTELPSNYKLLSNIVVDQYGDIDLVVIGPTGISAIEIKNYLGRFRNLSGKIYKKNNQFDEKILKKIKIKALKINKILSANLKKNYWVKATVVLSSVHGVYSDDLFRGIERDNVLVVQAKYLAKILQEQKGKLSPEEVGAIYKTIKRCRNVE; encoded by the coding sequence ATGGTAAAAATTAATTCCAAATATATTGAACGAAAAATAGTGATGTATTTTTTTAGTCCGATTTTAACTTTGGTGAGTTTTTTGTTTGGCTTATATTTAATTAGGAAATATTTGATTGTGGATCCATCGGTGATAGTTATCTATTTATTTATCTTTTTTTATTTTTCTTTTAAGGTGTTTGTGAAATCAGTGAAAGGCTTTAGGAATTATCGGTCTGGCCTGAGAGGTGAAAATGAGGTGTCGCGTAGGTTGTTAACAGAATTGCCGAGTAATTATAAATTATTATCAAATATAGTGGTTGATCAATATGGGGATATTGATTTAGTTGTTATCGGCCCAACGGGAATATCTGCGATTGAAATAAAAAATTATTTAGGGAGATTTAGGAATTTGAGCGGCAAGATTTATAAGAAAAATAATCAGTTTGATGAAAAAATTTTAAAAAAAATTAAAATTAAAGCCTTAAAAATAAATAAAATTTTATCAGCAAATTTGAAGAAAAATTATTGGGTGAAGGCAACAGTCGTGCTATCGAGCGTGCATGGAGTTTATTCTGATGATTTATTTAGAGGCATTGAGCGAGACAATGTCCTTGTAGTGCAGGCAAAATATTTAGCAAAAATTTTACAAGAGCAAAAAGGGAAACTTAGCCCAGAAGAAGTAGGAGCGATATATAAGACAATCAAGAGGTGTAGAAATGTCGAGTGA
- a CDS encoding glycogen synthase has translation MNKLKIVSISAELSPFSKSGGLADVARSLPKALSRLGHEIICITPLYGQVIDKEKYDLKLLYKNVKVSLNSKEEVVVNYWKGYLLKNLPVYFIENTKYFSKKKTLYGSDRENERFLIFDVAALKLISMLKFEADIVHCHDWQTGLIPFYLKTDFRYSKTLRNAKTIFTIHNLIFQLGMNWWEVPIEKKDFGRKKIPHITDPDIKYLNFAKRAILSADMVNTVSEQYREEIITKNIGQDLHRVLKNREDRLFGIVNGIDYKAYNPLEDPGLHKKYDYQKSQNKKENKLFVQEKFGLTIDPDVPLICSTSRVTFQKGFELILKIIWQLMELNLQMIVIGAGDKKYIKELQKVAKKYPNKLAVIPSHEENQKYETLVYAGSDFFLLPSHHEPCGINQLIAMRYGCVPIVRKIGGLNDTVRNFNPTVKRGTGFSFAGFDKFSLYGAIIRALEVYKDKETWKDLVVRGMQESNSWEIPAKKYLALYKKALKLK, from the coding sequence ATGAATAAATTAAAAATAGTTTCAATATCTGCAGAGCTTTCGCCTTTTTCTAAGTCTGGTGGTTTGGCTGATGTGGCTCGTAGTTTACCCAAGGCCTTGTCCAGGCTGGGTCATGAGATTATTTGCATTACACCCTTGTATGGACAAGTGATTGATAAAGAAAAATATGATTTAAAACTACTTTATAAAAATGTAAAAGTTTCTTTAAATTCAAAAGAGGAAGTGGTTGTTAATTATTGGAAGGGTTATTTATTGAAAAATTTGCCAGTTTATTTTATTGAGAATACGAAATATTTTTCCAAGAAAAAAACCCTATATGGGTCTGATCGTGAAAATGAGCGTTTTTTGATTTTTGATGTAGCGGCTTTAAAATTGATTTCAATGTTAAAGTTTGAAGCTGATATAGTTCATTGTCATGATTGGCAGACTGGTTTAATCCCATTTTATTTAAAAACAGATTTCCGCTATTCCAAAACATTGCGCAACGCAAAGACTATATTTACAATTCACAATTTAATTTTTCAGCTGGGAATGAATTGGTGGGAGGTGCCAATAGAGAAAAAGGACTTTGGGCGTAAAAAAATTCCCCATATCACTGATCCGGATATTAAATATCTTAATTTTGCCAAGCGAGCAATTTTGTCAGCTGATATGGTAAACACGGTAAGTGAGCAATATCGGGAAGAGATAATTACAAAGAATATTGGGCAGGACTTGCATCGTGTTTTGAAAAATCGAGAAGATCGCCTGTTTGGCATTGTGAACGGTATTGATTATAAGGCTTATAACCCATTAGAAGATCCGGGATTACACAAGAAATATGATTATCAAAAAAGTCAGAACAAAAAAGAAAATAAATTATTTGTTCAGGAAAAATTTGGCTTAACAATTGATCCCGATGTTCCACTTATTTGTTCAACGTCGCGTGTGACCTTTCAGAAAGGCTTTGAATTAATACTAAAAATTATCTGGCAATTAATGGAGTTGAATTTGCAAATGATCGTGATTGGCGCTGGTGATAAAAAATACATCAAGGAGTTGCAAAAAGTTGCCAAGAAATACCCTAACAAGTTGGCCGTGATACCTTCGCACGAGGAGAATCAGAAATATGAGACCTTGGTTTATGCTGGCTCAGATTTTTTCTTATTACCGTCACATCACGAGCCTTGTGGTATTAACCAATTAATCGCCATGCGTTATGGCTGTGTGCCAATCGTTCGCAAAATCGGTGGTCTGAATGATACTGTGCGTAATTTTAACCCAACAGTAAAAAGAGGAACTGGTTTTTCTTTTGCCGGGTTTGATAAATTTTCATTGTATGGAGCGATCATTAGGGCGCTAGAAGTGTATAAAGACAAAGAAACATGGAAGGATTTAGTGGTGCGCGGTATGCAAGAATCAAATAGCTGGGAAATACCAGCGAAGAAATATTTGGCGCTATACAAGAAGGCGTTGAAGTTGAAATAA
- a CDS encoding SIS domain-containing protein has protein sequence MNLDNIKDVKKLDTALVSESIEALPRQIKQVLKEANNIKIPAAYKKINKVVVSGMGGSNLGARIIESVFSDQIKVPVIILADYTVPAMVDKNTLYILSSYSGNTEETLSTYFEVKKRKAKIIAITAHHEKNSLQKLMAKDKIPGYVFKHDHNPSDQPRLGLGYSIFGMISLMSKAGVFKLGKKEVEQMVAKLEQWNKTLNTDSKLIKNTAKKIATKLKGKEPVLVGAEFLHGNLHALRNQFSETSKNFASFLILPDLNHFAMEGLAHPISNKKDFVFLFFDSTLYHPRIQKRAHLTKQVVKKNKIQVLDYQLKGLTKLEQSFEVLQLGTWITYYLGLLNEIKPGQVPFVDWFKAQLG, from the coding sequence ATGAATCTAGACAATATCAAAGATGTCAAAAAATTAGACACCGCGCTCGTGTCTGAATCAATCGAGGCTCTACCGAGACAAATTAAACAAGTGTTAAAAGAAGCCAACAATATTAAGATTCCAGCGGCTTATAAAAAAATAAACAAAGTAGTCGTCAGTGGTATGGGTGGCTCCAATTTAGGTGCGCGCATTATCGAATCGGTTTTTAGTGATCAAATTAAGGTACCAGTCATCATCTTGGCTGACTATACCGTGCCGGCGATGGTTGATAAAAATACGCTTTACATCCTTTCTTCTTACTCGGGCAATACTGAAGAAACTTTGAGCACTTACTTTGAAGTGAAAAAACGCAAGGCCAAGATTATTGCCATCACGGCGCATCATGAGAAAAACTCTTTGCAAAAGTTAATGGCCAAGGATAAAATTCCGGGTTATGTTTTCAAACATGATCACAACCCATCAGATCAACCGCGTCTTGGCTTGGGCTATTCTATTTTTGGAATGATTTCGCTAATGAGCAAAGCGGGTGTTTTCAAACTTGGCAAAAAAGAAGTTGAGCAAATGGTCGCTAAATTAGAACAATGGAATAAGACCTTAAACACTGATAGTAAATTAATCAAAAATACGGCTAAGAAAATTGCAACCAAGCTCAAAGGCAAGGAACCAGTTTTGGTTGGTGCCGAATTTTTACACGGCAACCTACACGCCTTACGCAATCAATTTTCGGAAACCAGTAAAAACTTCGCCAGCTTCTTAATCTTGCCTGACCTTAATCACTTCGCCATGGAAGGCCTGGCCCACCCTATCAGCAACAAAAAAGATTTCGTCTTCTTGTTTTTTGACAGCACTCTGTATCATCCCCGCATCCAAAAGCGAGCTCACCTAACTAAACAAGTGGTCAAGAAAAATAAGATTCAAGTTTTGGACTATCAATTAAAAGGCTTAACTAAATTAGAGCAATCTTTTGAAGTTTTACAACTCGGCACCTGGATTACTTATTATCTAGGACTCTTAAATGAAATCAAACCAGGACAAGTTCCTTTTGTCGACTGGTTTAAAGCCCAATTAGGTTAA
- the ruvC gene encoding crossover junction endodeoxyribonuclease RuvC has translation MQKVKIILGIDPGIADTGFGVISKDAQGKIKCLDYGSVKTDAHTPLTDRLEILNRALADIIKKYKPDLISVEELFFNKNVKTALVVGHARGVILLTARQQNVRVVEFTPLQVKQAVSSYGKAPKAQVQRMVKMLLNLKNIPQPDDAADALAVAICACNQHLDTV, from the coding sequence ATGCAAAAAGTTAAAATTATACTTGGCATTGACCCTGGCATTGCCGACACTGGGTTTGGTGTTATTTCCAAAGATGCGCAAGGTAAAATCAAATGTCTTGATTATGGTTCAGTAAAAACCGACGCTCACACACCACTGACAGATCGTTTAGAAATTTTAAATCGCGCGCTTGCCGATATTATCAAAAAGTATAAACCGGATTTAATTTCAGTCGAAGAATTATTCTTTAATAAGAATGTAAAAACCGCGCTTGTGGTTGGACATGCTCGCGGTGTTATTTTGTTAACAGCAAGACAGCAAAATGTGCGCGTGGTTGAGTTTACACCACTACAAGTAAAGCAGGCAGTTTCTTCTTATGGAAAAGCGCCCAAGGCGCAGGTGCAAAGAATGGTAAAAATGTTGTTGAATTTGAAAAATATTCCTCAGCCCGATGATGCGGCTGATGCTCTTGCCGTCGCGATTTGTGCGTGCAATCAGCACCTGGACACAGTCTAA
- a CDS encoding PHP domain-containing protein — translation MLIDLQLHSTYSDGYLTPTEVVDFIHSKGIKVAALTDHNTVGGLDEFRAACIAKGIKPITGLELYVKHKNKRLNFLWYNFDDRNPQLHKLLRDTQVRRRKKVREALNKLVVKGFEIDVDNILDEFNHYIPVNQVVDRFLAVPENAARVMAEMQTNILRENEVINKYFYNKETSFLDNTYVSLERILKLKKDLGGKIIFNHPGKYNQLRKPVLEDLKHMGIDGIEVLSPHHSYGAVVYAQLMAREFDLIETGGSDFHRHEGNNFRIQNSWNYFKIDSSKLRKINEIIE, via the coding sequence ATGTTAATTGATTTACAACTTCATTCAACTTATTCAGATGGATATTTAACGCCAACCGAGGTGGTGGATTTTATTCATTCCAAGGGTATCAAGGTGGCGGCTTTGACTGATCATAACACCGTCGGTGGCTTGGATGAATTTCGCGCTGCCTGTATTGCTAAAGGTATCAAGCCAATTACGGGTTTGGAGTTGTACGTGAAGCATAAAAATAAGCGCTTGAATTTTTTGTGGTATAATTTTGATGATCGTAACCCGCAATTACACAAGTTGTTGCGCGATACGCAGGTGCGACGTCGTAAAAAAGTTCGTGAAGCCTTGAATAAATTAGTGGTCAAGGGTTTTGAAATTGACGTTGACAATATCTTGGACGAATTCAATCATTATATTCCCGTCAATCAAGTTGTTGACCGCTTTTTAGCCGTTCCGGAAAATGCTGCCAGGGTGATGGCGGAAATGCAAACTAATATTTTACGTGAAAATGAAGTTATTAATAAATATTTTTACAACAAGGAAACTAGTTTTTTGGATAATACTTATGTCAGCTTGGAAAGAATTTTAAAATTGAAAAAAGATCTAGGGGGAAAAATTATTTTTAATCATCCGGGCAAGTACAACCAACTTCGAAAACCAGTATTGGAGGATTTGAAGCACATGGGAATCGATGGTATTGAGGTTTTGTCACCACATCATAGTTATGGCGCGGTAGTGTACGCGCAATTAATGGCTCGTGAGTTTGATTTGATTGAAACTGGTGGTTCTGATTTTCATCGTCATGAAGGTAATAATTTTAGAATTCAAAATTCTTGGAATTATTTTAAAATCGATTCATCTAAATTACGAAAAATTAATGAAATTATTGAATAA
- a CDS encoding glycogen synthase, with translation MKKLKILMVTAEMAPFAKVGGLADVLGSLPMALKKNNCDVRIVMPLYGLIDKEKYNIQKKFANIAVPFADKMVKVNVWETSFKSVKVYFIEYSKYFGKKDVYIHDDNAERYLFFSQASLYVLPVLKFQPDIIHCHDYHTSMIPLLLKSSNYEYFKNIKTVLTIHNLQYQGKTSQKVLELIGLDRDVGEKTLNFMEKGIVYANQVNTVSPTYSKEIFGKLFGAGLEKLLLKNKNKVSGILNGIDMDFFNPAKDKLIAKKYSSDNLTGKKINKTKLQELVGLEMSSKPLVGLISRFVEQKGLGLITEEIINLDCQFVFLGTGDKKYEDLLKKLAKQYPQKVSVQNKFDIKLAQLIYAGSDIFLMPSRFEPCGLGQMIAMRYGTVPVVRAVGGLVDTVFECEARHVRCQMNGFSFETMTIKGLKDALKRAIALYSNSDEWKKIQRTGMTTDFSWNHSAQRYIELYKKALK, from the coding sequence ATGAAAAAATTAAAAATTTTAATGGTGACCGCGGAAATGGCGCCATTTGCTAAAGTAGGTGGTCTGGCAGATGTTTTGGGAAGCTTGCCAATGGCTTTGAAAAAAAATAATTGCGATGTGCGCATCGTCATGCCTCTTTATGGTTTAATTGACAAGGAGAAATATAATATCCAAAAAAAATTTGCCAATATTGCCGTGCCTTTTGCGGACAAGATGGTTAAAGTTAATGTCTGGGAAACTAGTTTTAAAAGTGTTAAGGTTTATTTTATTGAGTACTCAAAATATTTTGGGAAAAAAGATGTTTATATCCACGACGACAATGCAGAGAGATATCTATTTTTCTCACAGGCTAGTCTGTATGTCTTGCCAGTTTTAAAATTCCAGCCTGATATTATTCATTGTCATGATTATCACACTTCCATGATACCGCTTTTGTTAAAATCCTCTAATTATGAATATTTTAAAAACATCAAAACAGTTTTAACTATTCATAATTTACAATATCAAGGCAAGACAAGTCAAAAAGTTTTAGAATTAATTGGACTGGATCGTGATGTAGGGGAGAAGACTTTAAATTTTATGGAAAAGGGTATTGTCTATGCCAATCAAGTAAACACGGTGAGTCCGACATATTCCAAAGAAATTTTTGGAAAGCTATTCGGAGCTGGGCTTGAAAAACTTTTGCTAAAAAATAAAAATAAAGTATCTGGTATTTTAAACGGCATTGATATGGATTTCTTTAACCCAGCCAAGGATAAATTGATTGCAAAAAAATATTCAAGTGATAATTTGACTGGTAAGAAAATAAACAAAACAAAGCTTCAAGAATTGGTTGGACTTGAGATGTCGAGCAAGCCCCTTGTTGGGCTTATTTCAAGATTTGTGGAACAAAAGGGGTTGGGATTAATTACGGAGGAAATTATCAATCTTGATTGTCAGTTTGTTTTTTTAGGAACTGGTGATAAAAAATACGAAGACTTATTGAAAAAATTAGCAAAACAATATCCACAAAAGGTTAGTGTACAAAATAAATTTGATATAAAATTAGCCCAGCTTATTTATGCCGGTTCGGACATATTTTTGATGCCGTCACGCTTTGAGCCATGTGGTTTAGGCCAAATGATTGCGATGCGCTATGGGACTGTGCCCGTCGTGCGCGCAGTCGGTGGCTTGGTGGATACGGTATTTGAATGTGAGGCAAGGCATGTAAGGTGTCAGATGAATGGCTTTTCTTTTGAGACAATGACGATAAAAGGCCTGAAAGATGCATTAAAAAGAGCAATAGCCTTATATTCCAATAGTGATGAGTGGAAAAAAATTCAACGGACTGGCATGACAACTGATTTTTCTTGGAATCATTCAGCCCAGAGGTATATAGAATTGTATAAAAAGGCCCTAAAATAG
- a CDS encoding YebC/PmpR family DNA-binding transcriptional regulator — protein MSGHSKWATTKRAKAVVDAKRGAIFTKLSNLITIAAREKGGDLDTNFTLRMAVDKAKAANMPKENIERAIKKGTGALDGGVIEELYYEGVGPANAQFIIKTLTDNKNRSAAQIRHLFTKIGGSLGSVMWNFDKRGVISVSAESLKEKSIKIDDLELDLIEAGADDIVSEEGGVTIYTTMGDLQVVQKFLESQGVATESAEIEFVAKEQLELSDEDKEKVENFIDSLDYSDDVADYYTNANI, from the coding sequence ATGTCAGGACATTCTAAATGGGCGACAACTAAAAGAGCCAAAGCGGTGGTTGATGCTAAAAGAGGTGCTATTTTTACAAAATTATCGAATTTAATTACAATTGCAGCGCGGGAAAAGGGAGGTGACCTCGATACAAACTTCACTTTACGTATGGCCGTTGATAAGGCCAAAGCCGCGAATATGCCGAAGGAGAATATTGAGCGGGCGATTAAAAAAGGAACCGGGGCTTTGGACGGTGGGGTGATAGAGGAGTTGTATTATGAAGGCGTTGGTCCAGCGAATGCGCAGTTTATTATCAAGACATTGACAGATAATAAGAATCGGAGTGCGGCGCAAATTCGTCATTTATTTACCAAAATTGGTGGGTCGTTGGGTTCTGTAATGTGGAATTTCGACAAGAGGGGCGTGATTAGTGTTTCAGCCGAAAGCTTGAAAGAGAAAAGTATTAAGATAGATGATTTGGAATTAGATTTAATTGAAGCGGGGGCGGATGATATTGTGAGCGAAGAAGGTGGTGTGACTATTTATACAACAATGGGTGATTTGCAGGTAGTACAGAAATTTTTGGAAAGTCAGGGCGTTGCGACCGAGTCGGCAGAAATTGAATTTGTGGCTAAGGAGCAATTGGAATTAAGTGATGAGGACAAAGAGAAAGTGGAAAATTTTATTGATAGTTTGGATTATTCGGATGATGTGGCTGATTATTATACTAATGCGAATATTTAA